The DNA window ACCGGGTACGTGGTGGACCTGGGTGTCCTGAAGGACATCCTCCACGACCGGGTGCTCGACAAGGTGGACCATAAGAACCTGAACCTGGAGGTCGATTTTATGGACGGGGTCATTCCGTCGAGCGAGAACTTTGCGATCGCCATCTGGAACGAAATCGAAGACGCACTGCCCAACGGGGAGCTCCACTGCGTACGACTGTACGAAACCCCTCGCAATTTCGTGGAATACCGGGGCGAGTAGCCGCTCCGGCCGTTCGCTTCCATACGCTGTCTCACCGCCCTCATCTTCTGTAATGGCTGAGAAAAAGATCCAATCGAGCGGGCTGCGCACCAACGGCTCCGCCGACGGCATGCCGCCGAAACTCTACGAGCGGCGCGACATCTACGACGAAGAGACCTCCGAGGCCCTCAGCGAGCACATCGAGGCCATCCTCGACATCCTGGGCGAAGACGCAGACCGGGAGGGGCTCGCCGACACCCCCGAGCGCGTCGCCCGCGCCTATCAGTTTTTGATGCACGGGTACGCCCTCGACCCGAAGGACATCCTGCGCCAGGCCCTCTTCGAAGAGGCCTACGACGAGATGATTCTCGTCAAGGACATCGAGGTGTACTCGATGTGCGAGCACCACATGCTGCCGTTTTACGGCAAGGCCCACGTGGCCTACATCCCGGACGGCCAGATTGTGGGACTCAGCAAAATCCCGCGGACGGTCGAGGTCTTCGCCCGGCGCCTGCAGGTGCAGGAGCGCCTTACGCTCCAGATCCGAAACGCCATCGACGAGGTGGTCGACCCCATGGGCACGGCTGTCGTCATCGAGGCGAAGCACCTCTGCATGATGATGCGGGGGGCCGAAAAGCAGAACTCGGCGACCACCACCAGCTCGGTGAGCGGCGAGTTTAACAATCACGCCACCCGGGACGAGTTCATGCGCTTGATCGACGCCGAGTAGCCCCGGATCGAGCAGGGGGAGCGGGGCCGCCTGCCCAAACGACTCACCCCTCGTAAATTGCTCTTCGAGATTGCTCTTCGAGAATGATCGTCGTCGTCACGGGCGCGAGCCAGGGCATCGGCCAGGCCATCGCGGAGGCGTTCGCTGCGGAATACGATGCACGGGTGGCCCTGGCAGCGCGGACCCGCACCGCCCTGGAGCAGACCGCCGATGCCTGCCGGACGCGGGGCGGCACGCCGCTCGTGCTCCCCACCGACGTGACCGACGACGCGGCGGTGGCCGACCTGGCGGCGGCCGTGCATGAGGAGTGGGGCCCGCCGGACGTGCTGGTCAACAACGCCGGGGCGTTCACCGACACGCCCCTCGACGAGCTGACCCTGGAGGGCTTCCGCGACCAGATCGACGTCAACCTCACGAGCGCCTTCGCCGTGACGACGGCGTTTCTGCCCGCGATGCGCGAACGGGGCGAGGGGCACCTTTTCTTCATGGGCTCGGTGGCGTCCCTGATGGCCTACCCCGGCAACGCCGGCTACTGTGCCGCCAAGCACGGCCTCCGCGGGCTCGCCCGGACCGTCCGTGCGGAGACGAAGGACGAGGGCCTCCGCGTGACCACGGTGCTGCCCGGCGCCACCGACACGCCCACCTGGGACGGGGCTGGCGTTGCGGAGGAGCGGCTCATGGCCCCGGAGGACGTGGCCCAGTCCGTGGTGGACGCCTACCGCCTCTCCGACCGCACGGTGCTCGAGGAGCTGCTCCTCCGGCCGCAGGAAGGGGACGTGTGACCCATCGTCAGCGCTCGCCCTCGTCCACGAGCCGCGCCTCCGGGACCCACGCCCACGTCAGCGTGCCGGCGACGAGCGTCGTGTCGTCGTCCGGGGCCGTAAGCGCCACGTCCACCGCAATCTGGCCCAGGGGCCGGGAGCGGACCTGGCTCGTTTCGGCGTCGGTGAGGGTGGCCTCCGCCTGCACGGCGTCCCGCGCGAAATTCTCGAACGAGATGTCCATCGTGCGCAGCAGGGGCGAGGAGCCGTCCGGCACGTTGAGGGCCACGACGAGCCCGGTCGCGGTTTCGGCCAGGAGGGCGAGGGCCGCGGCGTGGAGCCCGCCGAGGTGGTTGTGGAGGCGCTCCTCGTTGTCGAGGCGGACGGCGACGCGGCGCGGGGTGTACGCCTCGACGAAGCATCCGGCGGTGTCGACGAACGGGATCACCTCGCCCACGGCCTGGGTGACGAGGGGCGGCCGCAGGCGTGGGGGCGTCCCGTCGTATCGGTCGGCGATGCGGGCGAACGGATTGGCGTTGGCCATCGGACAAGGATCTGCTTGTGAGAATCAGGAGGGGGCCACCGGCCGAACGCTGCCAGGGGCCGCACAGAAAAGGCGCGACTCGTTTCTTGCTTTGGTAACGTATGGGTTCTTTGTCCCTTCACCCGTCGAACCCCCGCGGTTTTCCCGAATAGATTCGACACGACGGCGAACGTGTCCCCCCTCGGCTCGTAAAGAGACTCCGTCTGTCTTAACTTGCTCTCCGGACCCTCGCCTCGCAGGTTGTTCGCGTCATGCCCAACCCGTCGCTCAAAGATACCGCTCTCGACGAACTGGAGCGCCTCATCACCGAGAAGATGCCCATCACGGAGCATCTCGAGTTCGAGCTTGCCGCGGACGAGCAGGGCCGCCTGCGCGCCTCCGCCCCCCTGAAACCGAATGCCAACCACATGGGCAGCGCGTTCGGGGGCAGCCTCAGCATGCTGGCCACGGTCACCGGCTGGGCGATGATGCACCAGCTCGTGCAGGACGCGATGCACGACGCGATGGAGGACATGCGGGAACGGGTGGAGGTCATGATCCAGGAAAGCGACATCGAGTACCTGCAGCCCGTCTACGAAAACATCTCGGTGGTCTGCGAGCCCCCGGACGAGGACGCTCAGGAGCGGTTTCAGGAAATGCTGGACCGCTGGGGACGAGCACGGATCGAGTTGGAGTGCAAAATCAACGAGGCGGGGGAGCGGGCCGTCACCTTCATCGGCCAGTACGTGGCCCTCGACCGGGGCGAAGAGCAAGGCGACGGGGCCCCGTTCCACATGGAGAGCTGCGACCCCGCGGACCTGTAGCCGCTACAGCATCTCTTCGTACATCCGGTACGGCGGCTCATTCATCCCCAGTGTCTCGTACGCCGCCTGGGCCGCCGCGTTGTCCTGCTCTACGTAGAGGCGGAGCCCACACACGCCATCGGCCTCGCGGGCCCGCCGGCGCACCTCGCGGTGGAGGGCGGCATAGACGCCCGTCCGCCGCGCCGAAGGGCGCACGTACACGCTCTGGATCCACCAGAAGTCCGCGTTGCGCCAGTCGCTCCACTCGGTCGTGATCATCAGGCTTCCCACGATCGCGCCGTCGCGTTCCGCGACGAAGTAGAACGCCTGCTCC is part of the Salinibacter ruber DSM 13855 genome and encodes:
- the folE gene encoding GTP cyclohydrolase I FolE, whose amino-acid sequence is MAEKKIQSSGLRTNGSADGMPPKLYERRDIYDEETSEALSEHIEAILDILGEDADREGLADTPERVARAYQFLMHGYALDPKDILRQALFEEAYDEMILVKDIEVYSMCEHHMLPFYGKAHVAYIPDGQIVGLSKIPRTVEVFARRLQVQERLTLQIRNAIDEVVDPMGTAVVIEAKHLCMMMRGAEKQNSATTTSSVSGEFNNHATRDEFMRLIDAE
- a CDS encoding DUF4442 domain-containing protein, which translates into the protein MANANPFARIADRYDGTPPRLRPPLVTQAVGEVIPFVDTAGCFVEAYTPRRVAVRLDNEERLHNHLGGLHAAALALLAETATGLVVALNVPDGSSPLLRTMDISFENFARDAVQAEATLTDAETSQVRSRPLGQIAVDVALTAPDDDTTLVAGTLTWAWVPEARLVDEGER
- a CDS encoding YiiD C-terminal domain-containing protein — encoded protein: MPNPSLKDTALDELERLITEKMPITEHLEFELAADEQGRLRASAPLKPNANHMGSAFGGSLSMLATVTGWAMMHQLVQDAMHDAMEDMRERVEVMIQESDIEYLQPVYENISVVCEPPDEDAQERFQEMLDRWGRARIELECKINEAGERAVTFIGQYVALDRGEEQGDGAPFHMESCDPADL
- a CDS encoding 6-pyruvoyl trahydropterin synthase family protein, whose translation is MSTVYITRKVHFNAAHRLHNPNKSDAWNEDTYGKDNNPNWHGHNYELEVTVAGEPDPETGYVVDLGVLKDILHDRVLDKVDHKNLNLEVDFMDGVIPSSENFAIAIWNEIEDALPNGELHCVRLYETPRNFVEYRGE
- a CDS encoding SDR family oxidoreductase yields the protein MIVVVTGASQGIGQAIAEAFAAEYDARVALAARTRTALEQTADACRTRGGTPLVLPTDVTDDAAVADLAAAVHEEWGPPDVLVNNAGAFTDTPLDELTLEGFRDQIDVNLTSAFAVTTAFLPAMRERGEGHLFFMGSVASLMAYPGNAGYCAAKHGLRGLARTVRAETKDEGLRVTTVLPGATDTPTWDGAGVAEERLMAPEDVAQSVVDAYRLSDRTVLEELLLRPQEGDV
- a CDS encoding GNAT family N-acetyltransferase yields the protein MPDAPAIRRATLDDAETLVRFNEAMAEETEDKTLDPKTVRAGVQAVFDTPEQAFYFVAERDGAIVGSLMITTEWSDWRNADFWWIQSVYVRPSARRTGVYAALHREVRRRAREADGVCGLRLYVEQDNAAAQAAYETLGMNEPPYRMYEEML